From the genome of Polyangiaceae bacterium, one region includes:
- a CDS encoding TIGR03013 family PEP-CTERM/XrtA system glycosyltransferase: protein MLELFRSRRRAVVWFIDAALFGTIVIVAAGLMLGWDRATQVDHLFDAMTITLVAQVSLYYHGLYESVLGQRFSAVSFRIVQALVVACLLVWFVLPWTLADAEDRPMALLATFVLAGLLLPPSRAILAECWALPRFRPRLLVIGSGPLAAACAEAAAKPDSGFRYEGRLVADEEAFLFYDKPDIIGTFSQLRLVAKNHDVRRILVCQSDRRGKLPIEELLELKFRGIEIEEGADFYERLTGKVFTFGLRPSQLVFADGFRVTRAALWTKRLLDIVGAALGLVLALPLMLLTALAIKLESRGPVLYSQERVGAFGRRFSIHKFRSMRIDAEADGLPKFASENDPRVTRVGNFIRRTRIDELPQLWNVLVGDMSLVGPRPERPAFVEQLEDQIPYFHQRLFVKPGVTGHAQVRCRYSAAIEDHQEKLEHDLFYIKNVSVLFDLSILMDTVKVVLLRIGSR from the coding sequence ATGCTCGAGCTGTTTCGGTCGCGCCGTCGCGCGGTCGTGTGGTTCATCGACGCGGCGCTCTTCGGGACGATCGTGATTGTCGCTGCTGGTCTCATGCTCGGCTGGGATCGGGCCACGCAGGTCGATCACTTGTTCGACGCCATGACCATTACACTCGTCGCGCAAGTTTCTCTTTATTATCACGGTCTCTATGAGAGCGTCCTTGGGCAGCGATTTTCGGCCGTGTCGTTTCGAATCGTGCAGGCGCTCGTCGTGGCGTGCCTTCTCGTTTGGTTCGTATTGCCCTGGACGCTCGCGGACGCCGAAGATCGTCCAATGGCGCTCTTGGCGACATTCGTTTTGGCGGGCCTGCTTTTGCCGCCGTCCCGAGCGATACTTGCCGAATGTTGGGCGCTCCCTCGTTTTCGCCCGCGGCTGCTCGTCATTGGATCTGGGCCGCTCGCGGCGGCTTGCGCAGAAGCGGCGGCAAAGCCGGATTCGGGATTTCGTTATGAGGGGCGACTCGTCGCGGACGAGGAAGCGTTTCTATTTTATGACAAGCCCGATATCATTGGAACATTTTCGCAATTGCGCCTCGTCGCGAAAAACCACGACGTTCGCCGCATTCTCGTCTGTCAATCCGATCGGCGCGGGAAATTGCCGATAGAGGAACTGCTCGAGCTCAAGTTTCGCGGCATCGAAATCGAGGAAGGCGCGGACTTTTACGAGCGGCTCACGGGCAAGGTTTTTACTTTCGGGCTACGTCCGAGCCAGCTCGTATTCGCAGACGGGTTTCGCGTCACGCGTGCAGCGTTGTGGACGAAGCGGCTGCTCGACATCGTGGGAGCCGCCCTGGGGCTCGTGCTTGCGCTGCCGCTGATGCTGCTCACGGCGCTCGCCATCAAGCTCGAGTCACGAGGCCCCGTGCTTTATTCGCAAGAGCGTGTGGGAGCGTTTGGTCGCCGGTTTTCGATTCACAAGTTTCGTTCGATGCGAATCGATGCCGAAGCGGACGGTTTGCCCAAGTTCGCGTCGGAAAACGATCCACGCGTAACGCGCGTCGGAAACTTCATTCGTCGTACGCGTATCGACGAATTGCCGCAACTATGGAATGTGCTCGTGGGCGACATGAGCCTCGTTGGGCCTCGTCCCGAACGGCCTGCATTCGTCGAGCAGCTCGAAGATCAAATACCCTATTTTCATCAGCGACTTTTCGTCAAACCGGGCGTGACGGGGCACGCGCAAGTTCGGTGTCGGTACAGTGCGGCGATCGAAGATCATCAAGAAAAGCTGGAGCACGACTTGTTTTACATCAAAAACGTATCCGTTCTTTTCGACCTATCGATTTTGATGGATACGGTCAAAGTCGTGCTCTTGCGAATTGGATCGCGATAA
- a CDS encoding alanyl-tRNA editing protein, with protein MASPRSIELYHDDSLLLTFRARVVEHAAFGDKPSIILDRTAFYPESGGQMADRGTLGGASILDVMLDDAGRIHHVLEGALPPVGGVVEGVVDKARRRIHMAQHTGQHMLSRALTDIARAETVSSRLGESACTIDLDVPTLDERAAAQAEDLVNSLIDDDVPVRAFFPSPEELRALPLRRQPKVIDNVRVVAIGDFDVSPCGGTHCTHASQVGFVRIESVERYKGNARIVFSAGPRARRNVGREAAITRSLAREFTCGTDDVPAGLDKLRRELADARETLGRVRLRVASSIADDFVRRADGRAVVGVVDDASLELVRAVAARITAHGDRVAMLSGASDGGTIVLVARGPDSSFDCGAFLKRVAASAGGRGGGRPERAEGRLPSSIDWPSLVARALEQTPV; from the coding sequence GTGGCCTCTCCCCGTTCCATCGAGCTGTACCACGACGATTCGCTTTTACTCACGTTCCGTGCACGCGTCGTCGAGCACGCCGCGTTCGGGGACAAACCCAGCATCATCCTCGATCGCACCGCGTTTTATCCGGAGTCTGGCGGGCAAATGGCCGATCGCGGTACGCTTGGTGGTGCAAGCATCCTCGACGTGATGCTCGACGATGCCGGACGCATTCATCACGTGCTCGAAGGCGCGCTGCCGCCCGTGGGCGGCGTCGTCGAAGGCGTGGTCGACAAGGCTCGACGCCGCATTCACATGGCCCAGCACACGGGACAGCACATGCTTTCGCGAGCGCTCACGGACATCGCCCGCGCGGAGACCGTCTCCTCGCGCCTTGGGGAAAGCGCCTGCACCATCGACCTCGATGTCCCCACGCTCGATGAACGAGCCGCCGCGCAGGCCGAGGATCTCGTCAACTCGCTCATCGACGACGACGTCCCCGTTCGCGCGTTTTTTCCTTCACCCGAAGAGCTACGAGCGTTGCCTTTGCGACGTCAACCAAAGGTGATCGACAACGTGCGCGTCGTGGCCATTGGTGACTTCGACGTCTCGCCTTGTGGCGGAACGCATTGCACGCACGCATCGCAGGTCGGGTTTGTCCGTATCGAATCCGTCGAACGGTACAAGGGAAACGCGCGCATCGTTTTTTCGGCTGGACCTCGAGCACGGCGCAACGTCGGTCGCGAGGCCGCCATCACGCGATCGCTCGCGCGCGAATTCACGTGCGGCACCGACGATGTACCCGCTGGCCTCGACAAACTCCGCCGCGAGCTTGCCGATGCCCGCGAAACGCTCGGTCGCGTGCGGTTGCGTGTCGCGTCGTCCATCGCGGACGACTTCGTGCGCCGAGCCGATGGTCGTGCCGTCGTCGGTGTCGTCGATGATGCGTCGCTCGAGCTCGTTCGAGCCGTCGCGGCGCGCATCACCGCGCACGGCGATCGCGTGGCCATGCTGTCGGGCGCATCCGATGGAGGCACCATCGTGCTCGTCGCGCGCGGCCCGGACAGCTCGTTCGACTGCGGCGCGTTCTTGAAGCGCGTGGCAGCTTCCGCAGGTGGTCGAGGTGGTGGCCGTCCCGAACGCGCCGAGGGCCGTTTGCCTTCGAGCATCGATTGGCCTTCGCTCGTGGCGCGAGCGCTCGAGCAGACGCCCGTGTGA
- the gyrA gene encoding DNA gyrase subunit A, whose translation MEDSSTVQQKIPVSIQDELRNSYLDYAMSVIIGRAIPDVRDGLKPVHRRILYSMHEQHIGPGGSHKKCARVVGDVLGKYHPHGDLAVYDALVRMAQSFSLRNPLIDGQGNYGSVDGDSPAAMRYTEARLSRIATELLGDIEKETVDFAPNYDDSEQEPTVLPAKFPQLLVNGSGGIAVGMATNIPPHNLREIIEATELLIRNPHATLEELMVHVKGPDFPTAGLIYGKSGIEQAYRTGRGQIVMRGRCIVEKTLKGDREAIIITEIPYQVNKAKLVAKIAECVKEKRIEGISEVRDESDREGMRIVVELKKDVFPQVVQNQLYRLTDLQSTFGVINLSIANGRPAVLSLKDTLAHFIEHRREVVTRRTRYELNQAEAQRELVEGLGMATTDVDIIVSTIRSSRDPEEARARLEKLPLRGLGDFLRRAGRPETECEAADARGDYYLSERQSKAILEMRLSRLTGLEREKLAREYGALSEEIARLSGILADEGKLLDVIIGELEDIKTRFGDERRTEIVPAEAEIQVEDLIQEEDMVVTISHLGYVKRTPVTTYRAQKRGGKGTLGMEARDEDWVNQLFVASTHSYVFFFSEKGKVYVKKVYEIPLAARNAKGRAIVNFVGMEPGEKVAAICPVTKIEPGWFVVTLTRRGQIKKTALEEYENFRDKGIIGVRIEEDDQLLSAAITDGKAEFLIATQKGMSIRFSEEEVRATGRATMGVKGIELNEGDVVVGLCVAGSERDRVLAVCERGYGKQTALDEFRLQSRGGKGVILIDASERNGPVVGVAMVCPSDQIMLVTDRGQTLRTRASEIRETGRNAQGVRLMNVDDGERVVAIEAFAEAEESTGSTAPPPPDPNGTVITMPDPSTTNGTSHGNGSDLPN comes from the coding sequence ATGGAAGACAGTTCGACCGTCCAGCAGAAAATCCCCGTCAGCATTCAGGACGAGCTGCGCAACAGTTACCTCGATTACGCCATGAGCGTAATCATCGGTCGCGCCATCCCCGACGTTCGCGACGGCCTCAAGCCCGTGCATCGCCGCATCCTTTACTCGATGCACGAGCAGCACATTGGCCCGGGCGGGTCGCACAAAAAGTGTGCCCGCGTCGTCGGTGATGTGCTCGGTAAGTACCATCCGCACGGGGATCTTGCCGTCTACGACGCGCTCGTCCGGATGGCGCAATCGTTCAGTCTGCGCAATCCGCTCATCGACGGCCAAGGCAACTACGGTTCGGTCGATGGCGATTCGCCGGCGGCGATGCGTTACACCGAAGCTCGTCTGTCGCGTATCGCGACCGAGCTTCTTGGCGACATCGAGAAGGAGACCGTCGACTTTGCGCCGAACTACGACGATTCGGAGCAAGAGCCCACGGTTCTGCCTGCCAAGTTCCCGCAGCTTTTGGTCAACGGTTCGGGCGGTATTGCGGTCGGCATGGCGACGAACATTCCGCCGCACAACCTGCGTGAAATCATCGAAGCGACGGAGCTTTTGATTCGCAATCCGCACGCGACGCTCGAAGAGTTGATGGTGCACGTCAAGGGGCCGGATTTCCCGACGGCCGGGCTCATTTACGGCAAGAGCGGCATCGAGCAGGCGTATCGCACCGGGCGCGGGCAAATCGTCATGCGTGGCCGGTGCATCGTCGAAAAGACGCTGAAGGGCGATCGCGAAGCGATCATCATCACGGAGATCCCGTATCAGGTCAACAAGGCCAAGCTCGTCGCGAAAATTGCCGAATGCGTCAAGGAAAAGCGCATCGAGGGCATTTCCGAAGTTCGCGACGAAAGCGATCGCGAAGGCATGCGGATCGTCGTCGAGCTGAAGAAGGACGTATTTCCGCAGGTCGTCCAAAATCAACTGTATCGGTTGACGGACCTTCAATCCACGTTCGGCGTCATCAATCTATCGATTGCCAACGGCAGGCCGGCGGTACTTTCGCTGAAGGACACGCTGGCGCACTTCATCGAGCATCGGCGGGAAGTCGTCACGCGGCGCACGCGCTACGAGCTCAATCAGGCCGAAGCGCAGCGGGAGCTGGTCGAAGGTCTCGGCATGGCGACGACGGACGTCGACATCATCGTGTCGACGATTCGTTCCTCGCGCGATCCCGAAGAAGCCAGGGCGCGGCTCGAAAAATTGCCATTGCGCGGGCTGGGTGATTTCTTGCGCCGAGCTGGGCGTCCGGAAACCGAATGCGAGGCGGCGGATGCGCGCGGCGATTATTACTTGTCCGAGCGGCAGTCGAAGGCGATTTTGGAAATGCGCCTGTCGCGCCTCACGGGGCTCGAAAGGGAAAAGCTCGCCCGCGAATATGGTGCGTTGTCCGAAGAAATCGCGCGGCTTTCGGGCATTTTGGCCGACGAAGGCAAGCTGCTCGACGTGATCATCGGCGAGCTCGAGGACATCAAGACGCGATTTGGCGACGAGCGGCGGACGGAAATCGTTCCGGCGGAAGCCGAGATTCAGGTCGAGGATCTCATCCAAGAAGAGGACATGGTCGTCACCATTTCCCACTTGGGCTACGTCAAGCGGACGCCGGTGACGACGTATCGCGCGCAAAAACGCGGTGGAAAAGGCACGCTGGGCATGGAGGCGCGGGACGAGGACTGGGTGAACCAGCTCTTCGTTGCGTCCACACATAGCTACGTGTTTTTCTTCAGCGAAAAAGGCAAAGTGTACGTCAAGAAGGTCTACGAGATCCCTCTTGCGGCACGAAATGCCAAGGGCCGTGCCATCGTCAACTTCGTCGGCATGGAGCCGGGCGAAAAGGTCGCGGCCATTTGCCCCGTCACGAAGATCGAGCCTGGCTGGTTCGTCGTGACGCTCACGCGGCGCGGGCAAATCAAAAAGACGGCGCTCGAAGAATACGAAAACTTCCGCGACAAAGGCATCATCGGCGTCCGCATCGAAGAAGACGATCAGCTTCTTTCCGCGGCCATTACCGACGGCAAAGCAGAATTCCTCATTGCCACGCAAAAAGGCATGTCGATTCGCTTCTCCGAAGAAGAAGTGCGGGCGACGGGGCGCGCGACGATGGGCGTAAAGGGCATCGAGCTCAACGAGGGCGATGTCGTCGTCGGATTGTGCGTCGCGGGCAGTGAGCGAGATCGTGTGCTCGCCGTTTGCGAACGTGGTTATGGCAAACAAACGGCGCTCGATGAATTCCGTCTCCAAAGCCGCGGCGGCAAGGGCGTCATTCTCATCGATGCCAGCGAGCGTAATGGTCCCGTCGTGGGCGTGGCGATGGTTTGTCCGTCCGATCAAATCATGCTCGTGACCGATCGCGGACAAACGCTACGCACGCGTGCTTCGGAAATTCGCGAAACCGGCCGTAACGCCCAAGGCGTGCGCCTCATGAACGTCGACGACGGCGAGCGAGTCGTCGCGATCGAAGCGTTTGCCGAAGCCGAAGAATCCACGGGATCGACTGCGCCTCCGCCGCCGGATCCCAATGGCACCGTCATTACCATGCCCGATCCGTCCACTACGAATGGGACGAGTCACGGCAATGGGAGTGATTTGCCGAACTGA